In a genomic window of Mucilaginibacter sp. KACC 22063:
- a CDS encoding KUP/HAK/KT family potassium transporter, whose translation MSSHVRKLSAAGLLITLGIIFGDIGTSPLYTFQTLLKEGGRSDAFLVLGAISCVFWTLTLQTTFKYIFITLQADNRGEGGIFSLYALVRRYGKWLAIPAIVGAGTLLADGIITPPISVTSAIEGLGLVPAFSKDFIPGNELIIGIVITILVLLFFFQQFGTNVVGAAFGPIMLIWFVMLGSLGAIQIAHYPEIIKAINPMYGWHLLTEHPKGFWLLGAVFLCTTGAEALYSDLGHCGRKNIQVSWIFVKTALVLNYLGQGAWVLTQHKYRDFSGVNPFFEIVPHQFLIPAVAIATMATIIASQALISGSFTLISEAVSMNFWPKITIKYPSNIRGQIYIPSINWILCFGCIAVTLYFKTSEAMTAAYGFSITIAMLMTTILMFYFMRYVKHWPLWLVVIILCVFLSVEFSFFVANAVKILKRLFFLVFEVGLIFTMYIWFRARKINNRFLSFVDLKDYIPMLNSMSKDQGIPKYATHLIYLTKANNSKQVEQKIIYSILSRKPKRADVYWFVHIERTDEPFTMEYSVEELEDDKVIRVEFRLGFRINPRVNVLFRKVVEDMIKRGELDITSRYESLGSYNLPADFQFVIMEKYLSYNNEFSVSEGFILKSYFAIKSWGLSEAKAFGLDTSETRVEKIPLVVNPLNNVNLRRVEAQ comes from the coding sequence ATGAGCTCGCACGTCAGGAAACTATCAGCTGCCGGGCTGCTTATAACTTTAGGTATTATTTTCGGCGATATCGGTACATCGCCACTCTACACATTCCAGACATTATTAAAAGAAGGCGGCCGGTCAGACGCTTTCCTGGTATTAGGAGCCATCTCCTGCGTATTCTGGACACTTACCTTACAAACCACATTCAAGTATATCTTTATTACCCTGCAAGCAGACAACCGCGGAGAAGGTGGTATCTTTTCCCTGTATGCTTTAGTACGCCGTTATGGCAAATGGCTGGCCATACCTGCTATAGTTGGCGCCGGTACACTACTGGCCGACGGTATTATTACCCCCCCTATTTCGGTTACATCAGCTATTGAAGGTTTAGGCCTGGTGCCTGCATTTTCAAAGGATTTTATTCCCGGTAATGAATTGATTATTGGTATTGTAATTACCATTTTGGTATTATTATTCTTCTTTCAGCAATTTGGCACCAACGTGGTTGGCGCGGCCTTTGGCCCTATCATGCTGATATGGTTTGTAATGCTGGGCAGCCTGGGGGCTATACAAATAGCACACTATCCTGAAATTATTAAAGCCATTAATCCTATGTATGGTTGGCATTTGCTTACCGAACACCCTAAAGGGTTTTGGTTATTAGGTGCCGTATTTTTATGTACAACAGGTGCCGAAGCTTTATACTCAGACCTTGGGCATTGCGGACGTAAGAATATACAGGTAAGCTGGATATTTGTAAAAACAGCTTTAGTGCTTAATTATTTAGGCCAGGGCGCATGGGTGCTTACACAGCATAAGTATCGCGATTTTTCGGGGGTAAACCCTTTCTTTGAAATTGTTCCGCACCAATTTTTGATACCTGCCGTTGCTATTGCAACTATGGCCACCATTATTGCCAGCCAGGCATTAATCAGTGGTTCATTTACGCTGATCAGCGAAGCGGTGAGTATGAATTTCTGGCCTAAGATCACTATCAAATACCCGTCAAACATTCGTGGGCAAATCTATATTCCAAGCATCAACTGGATTTTATGTTTTGGCTGTATCGCGGTAACGCTTTACTTTAAAACATCTGAGGCCATGACAGCTGCTTATGGTTTCTCCATTACCATTGCCATGCTGATGACCACCATACTGATGTTCTATTTTATGCGATATGTGAAGCATTGGCCGCTATGGCTGGTGGTTATCATCCTATGCGTATTCCTGTCAGTTGAGTTCTCTTTCTTTGTGGCCAATGCGGTAAAAATCCTTAAAAGGTTGTTCTTCCTGGTGTTTGAGGTAGGGCTGATCTTTACTATGTACATCTGGTTCAGGGCGCGTAAGATTAATAACAGGTTCCTGTCGTTTGTGGATCTGAAGGATTATATCCCCATGCTTAACTCTATGAGTAAGGATCAGGGCATCCCTAAATATGCTACACACCTTATCTATCTTACAAAAGCCAATAACAGCAAGCAGGTAGAGCAAAAGATTATCTATTCGATATTAAGCCGCAAACCTAAACGTGCAGATGTGTATTGGTTTGTACATATAGAACGAACCGATGAACCTTTTACCATGGAATATTCGGTTGAAGAACTGGAGGATGACAAGGTAATAAGGGTTGAGTTCAGGCTGGGCTTCCGAATCAACCCACGTGTGAATGTGTTGTTCCGTAAGGTAGTTGAGGACATGATCAAACGCGGCGAACTGGATATTACCAGCAGGTACGAGTCTTTGGGAAGCTACAACCTGCCTGCCGACTTCCAGTTTGTGATTATGGAGAAATACCTTTCCTACAATAATGAGTTTAGCGTTAGCGAAGGCTTTATTTTGAAAAGTTATTTTGCCATCAAAAGTTGGGGGCTTAGCGAAGCCAAGGCTTTCGGGCTGGATACCAGCGAAACCCGGGTTGAGAAAATCCCTTTGGTGGTAAACCCGCTTAATAATGTTAATCTAAGGCGCGTAGAAGCGCAGTAA
- a CDS encoding universal stress protein, which translates to MAEQQPQDTSVKNFLDLVKKSRRGKFKIYIGMSAGVGKTYRMLQEAHALLRNGIDIQIGYIETHNRAETHALLDGIPAIPRRKIFYKGKELEEMDLNAILNRHPEVVIVDELAHSNVEGSKNIKRWQDVVDILEAGISVISAVNIQHLESMNEEIESITGIPITERIPDKVLELTDEIVNIDLTADELIDRLKEGKIYDKSKVNTALQNFFQADKILQLRELALKEVAHHVERKIDIEIPKQIKLRPEKFLACISSNEITAKIVIRKTARLASYYRSPWVVLYVQSSSESSDRIKLDKQRHLINNFKLATQLGAEVVKLKSDNIAETILQIADERDITTICIGKPHLNLFQVIIKTAIFNQLLKHLAKKEIDLVILS; encoded by the coding sequence ATGGCAGAGCAACAGCCGCAGGATACATCAGTAAAAAACTTCCTCGACCTTGTAAAAAAGTCAAGGCGTGGAAAGTTTAAGATTTATATAGGTATGAGTGCCGGTGTCGGCAAAACTTACCGTATGCTGCAGGAAGCTCATGCACTTTTGCGTAATGGTATTGATATACAAATAGGCTATATAGAAACACACAACCGGGCCGAAACACATGCCCTGCTCGACGGTATACCCGCAATACCAAGGCGTAAAATTTTTTACAAAGGCAAAGAGCTGGAAGAAATGGACCTGAACGCCATTTTAAACCGGCACCCGGAGGTAGTAATAGTCGACGAGTTGGCCCACAGCAATGTAGAGGGAAGCAAGAATATAAAACGCTGGCAGGACGTGGTAGATATTCTTGAGGCGGGCATCAGCGTTATATCTGCGGTAAACATTCAGCACCTCGAGAGCATGAATGAAGAGATCGAGTCGATAACTGGTATACCTATTACCGAACGTATACCGGACAAGGTGCTGGAACTGACAGATGAGATCGTAAACATTGATCTTACCGCCGATGAACTGATTGACCGGCTTAAAGAGGGTAAGATATATGACAAAAGCAAAGTGAATACTGCTTTGCAGAATTTCTTTCAGGCAGATAAAATACTGCAGTTGCGCGAACTGGCATTAAAGGAGGTAGCGCATCACGTTGAGCGAAAAATTGATATTGAGATACCCAAACAGATCAAGCTTAGGCCCGAAAAATTTCTGGCTTGTATCTCATCCAATGAAATAACTGCAAAAATTGTGATCCGCAAAACGGCAAGGCTGGCATCTTACTATAGGTCGCCGTGGGTAGTGCTGTATGTGCAAAGCAGCAGCGAAAGCAGCGACCGTATTAAACTAGATAAGCAACGCCACCTCATCAATAATTTTAAATTGGCAACGCAACTTGGTGCAGAAGTGGTAAAGTTAAAGAGCGATAACATTGCCGAAACCATTTTGCAAATAGCAGATGAACGCGACATTACGACCATTTGCATTGGTAAGCCGCATTTAAATCTGTTTCAGGTAATTATTAAAACTGCGATATTTAATCAGCTGTTGAAGCACCTTGCCAAAAAAGAAATAGACCTGGTTATACTATCATAA
- a CDS encoding K(+)-transporting ATPase subunit C: MKKYILTSIRLTVVLTVLLCIIYPVIISFAGKLSKGRGNGETITENGKVVGYANLGQKFDKPQYFWGRPSAVAYNAAGSAGSNKGPTNPDYLKNVNNRVDTLLKYHPYLKRSDIPADLVTASGSGLDPDISPEAARVQVKRVATFRKLDEQKVTNLVAANTEKPLLGLFGPAKVNVLKLNVALDQLK; encoded by the coding sequence ATGAAAAAGTACATCCTCACATCAATAAGGCTTACAGTAGTGCTTACTGTGTTGCTTTGCATCATATACCCGGTAATTATCAGTTTTGCCGGTAAACTTTCAAAGGGACGTGGCAATGGCGAAACCATCACCGAAAATGGTAAAGTGGTAGGTTATGCCAACCTGGGCCAAAAGTTTGATAAGCCACAATATTTCTGGGGCAGGCCATCAGCGGTAGCTTATAATGCAGCAGGTTCTGCAGGCTCAAACAAAGGGCCAACCAACCCAGACTACTTAAAGAATGTAAATAACCGTGTGGATACACTTTTAAAATACCATCCTTATTTAAAACGCAGCGATATACCTGCCGACCTGGTTACAGCTTCGGGTAGCGGACTTGATCCGGACATTTCTCCCGAGGCTGCCAGGGTTCAGGTAAAACGTGTAGCCACATTCAGGAAACTTGACGAACAAAAAGTAACTAATCTGGTTGCCGCCAATACCGAAAAACCTTTGCTTGGCTTATTTGGCCCTGCAAAAGTAAATGTGCTGAAACTTAACGTCGCTTTAGATCAGCTGAAATAA
- a CDS encoding sigma-54-dependent transcriptional regulator yields MQLTVLIIDDETKLAGLLSRIIELEGYRTLQAHTAKDGLKILSQQTVHVVLSDVKLPDASGVELVKQIKEKYSYIEVICLTAYGTIADGVTAIKNGAFDYITKGDDNDRIVPLLAKASEKAEVQYKLYQLENKLIDAHGFDNILGNSPVIKHAANMAQKVSQTDTTVLLLGETGTGKEVFAQAIHYNSSRKHKNFVAVNCSAFARELLESELFGYKTGAFTGAVKDKKGLLEEADGGTLFLDEIGEMNIDLQAKLLRVLESGEFIKVGETRTQKINVRIIAATNRNLEEEIGKGNFREDLFYRLSVFTINLPSLNERKEDIALLATYYLKQFSDKTNKKISEIEPGMLARLENHHWKGNIRELKNVIERSVILTDGQALTADSLPFNTNDVYTGTPFEMAEVEKRHIAWMLNHTKGNKAEAARLMKIGLTTLYRKMEEFGLN; encoded by the coding sequence ATGCAACTTACGGTACTGATTATAGATGACGAAACTAAACTGGCTGGTTTATTAAGCCGGATTATTGAATTAGAAGGGTACCGTACCTTACAGGCGCATACCGCTAAAGATGGCTTAAAGATATTGAGCCAGCAAACCGTACATGTAGTTTTAAGCGACGTGAAGCTGCCTGATGCCAGTGGTGTTGAACTGGTAAAACAGATCAAGGAAAAATACAGTTACATAGAAGTGATCTGTCTCACAGCCTACGGCACCATAGCTGATGGTGTTACCGCTATAAAAAATGGCGCCTTTGATTACATTACAAAAGGCGATGATAATGACCGTATAGTGCCGCTGCTGGCCAAAGCATCAGAAAAAGCAGAAGTGCAATACAAATTGTATCAGTTGGAAAATAAGCTGATTGATGCGCACGGTTTCGATAATATCCTCGGTAATTCTCCCGTAATAAAACATGCGGCTAATATGGCGCAAAAAGTATCGCAAACAGATACTACTGTGCTGCTGCTGGGTGAAACCGGAACAGGCAAAGAGGTTTTTGCACAGGCCATACACTATAATTCATCGCGGAAACATAAAAACTTTGTGGCGGTTAATTGCAGCGCCTTTGCACGCGAATTATTGGAAAGCGAATTATTTGGATATAAAACCGGTGCATTTACCGGTGCTGTAAAGGATAAAAAAGGCTTGCTTGAAGAGGCAGACGGCGGCACGCTTTTTCTGGATGAGATTGGAGAAATGAATATAGACCTGCAGGCAAAATTACTGCGGGTACTGGAATCTGGCGAGTTTATTAAGGTAGGCGAAACCCGTACGCAAAAAATAAATGTGCGGATAATAGCCGCCACTAACCGTAACCTGGAAGAAGAGATCGGGAAAGGCAATTTCAGGGAAGACTTGTTTTACAGACTGTCTGTTTTCACCATTAACCTGCCCTCGCTTAACGAGCGTAAGGAAGATATTGCACTGCTGGCCACGTACTATCTGAAGCAGTTTTCAGACAAAACAAATAAGAAGATTTCTGAAATTGAACCTGGTATGCTGGCCAGGTTAGAAAACCACCATTGGAAAGGCAATATCCGCGAACTTAAAAATGTAATTGAGCGCTCAGTTATATTAACAGATGGACAAGCTTTAACTGCCGACAGCCTGCCCTTTAATACGAATGACGTTTACACGGGTACACCATTTGAAATGGCAGAGGTAGAAAAACGCCACATCGCCTGGATGCTTAACCACACTAAAGGCAACAAAGCCGAAGCCGCCCGTTTAATGAAGATTGGCCTTACTACGCTTTACCGTAAGATGGAAGAGTTTGGGCTGAATTAA
- the kdpB gene encoding potassium-transporting ATPase subunit KdpB, with the protein MKSESNKLFEPALVQTALKESFIKLDPRAMVRNPVMFTVEIGTVVMFGVTIYSLSHHGQGSFGYNLAVFIILFLTVLFANFAEAIAEARGKAQADSLRKTREETPAKVVLENGEVVTKSSSELRKGDVFTCIAGDTIPTDGEIVEGIATIDESAITGESAPVIRESGGDKSSVTGGTKVLSDEIKVLVTTQPGESFLDKMIALVEGASRQKTPNEIALTILLASFTLIFIIVCVTLQPFANYANTPITIAALISLFVCLIPTTIGGLLSAIGIAGMDRALRANVITKSGKAVETAGDIDTLLLDKTGTITIGNRKATQFWPAKGIEPDTLITACVLSSLADETPEGKSIVELASSHFALPKAPQGSEFVKFTAETRSSGINTPDGLRIRKGAFDSIRNIAQKAGNPFPEEVEDRVKIISSNGGTPLVVSQNEKVLGTIELQDIIKTGISERFERLRKMGVKTVMVTGDNPLTAKFIAQKAGVDDFIAEAKPEDKMNYIKHEQNSGKLVAMMGDGTNDAPALAQADVGVAMNSGTQAAKEAGNMVDLDNDPTKLIEIVEIGKQLLITRGTLTTFSIANDVAKYFAIVPALFIASIPALQSINIMNLHSPESAILSAVIFNAIIIPLLIPLALKGVEYKPIGASALLRRNLLIYGFGGVVAPFIGIKLIDLVVALFI; encoded by the coding sequence ATGAAATCTGAATCAAATAAATTGTTCGAGCCAGCCCTGGTGCAGACTGCCTTGAAAGAATCATTTATAAAACTTGATCCCCGGGCTATGGTACGCAACCCGGTGATGTTCACGGTAGAAATTGGCACTGTGGTAATGTTTGGCGTAACCATTTACAGCCTTTCACATCATGGCCAGGGTTCTTTCGGTTATAACCTGGCGGTATTTATAATTCTGTTCTTAACTGTACTGTTTGCAAATTTCGCGGAAGCCATTGCCGAGGCACGCGGTAAAGCACAGGCAGATAGCCTGCGCAAAACACGCGAAGAAACACCGGCTAAGGTGGTTCTGGAAAACGGCGAGGTCGTTACAAAATCATCAAGCGAACTGCGTAAAGGCGATGTGTTTACCTGTATTGCCGGCGATACCATCCCTACCGACGGTGAAATTGTTGAAGGTATTGCTACCATTGACGAATCAGCCATTACAGGTGAATCTGCTCCGGTGATCAGAGAGTCTGGTGGTGATAAATCATCAGTAACCGGTGGCACCAAGGTATTATCAGACGAAATAAAAGTATTGGTAACCACCCAGCCCGGCGAAAGCTTTCTGGATAAAATGATTGCTTTGGTAGAAGGAGCATCGCGCCAGAAAACACCGAATGAAATTGCGCTTACCATTCTGTTGGCCAGCTTTACGCTGATCTTCATTATCGTTTGCGTTACCCTGCAGCCATTTGCTAACTATGCCAATACGCCAATTACAATTGCAGCGCTGATCTCGTTGTTTGTCTGCCTTATTCCAACAACAATCGGCGGTTTATTATCTGCCATTGGTATTGCCGGTATGGACCGTGCTTTACGCGCCAACGTAATTACCAAATCAGGTAAGGCTGTTGAAACTGCTGGCGATATTGATACCTTATTGTTAGACAAGACCGGGACGATAACAATAGGTAACCGTAAAGCCACACAGTTTTGGCCTGCAAAAGGTATCGAGCCTGATACCCTGATCACGGCCTGTGTGTTATCTTCACTTGCTGATGAAACACCCGAAGGTAAATCAATTGTAGAGTTAGCGTCTTCTCATTTTGCTTTACCTAAAGCACCGCAGGGTTCAGAGTTTGTGAAATTCACTGCCGAAACCCGTTCAAGCGGCATCAATACACCTGATGGTTTACGGATCCGTAAAGGCGCCTTTGATTCCATCCGTAATATTGCTCAAAAAGCTGGCAACCCTTTCCCTGAAGAAGTGGAAGACCGTGTGAAGATCATTTCCTCAAACGGTGGTACGCCATTGGTGGTATCGCAAAACGAAAAGGTGTTAGGTACTATCGAATTACAGGACATCATTAAAACCGGTATTTCAGAACGTTTTGAACGCCTGCGTAAAATGGGTGTGAAAACGGTAATGGTTACCGGCGATAACCCGCTTACGGCCAAATTTATTGCGCAAAAAGCAGGTGTGGATGATTTTATTGCCGAGGCTAAGCCAGAGGATAAGATGAACTACATTAAACATGAGCAAAACAGCGGCAAGCTGGTAGCCATGATGGGCGACGGTACCAATGACGCCCCTGCACTTGCACAGGCTGATGTTGGCGTTGCCATGAACAGTGGTACCCAGGCAGCTAAAGAAGCCGGAAACATGGTGGATTTGGATAATGACCCAACCAAGCTGATCGAGATTGTGGAGATAGGCAAGCAATTGCTGATTACCCGTGGTACGCTGACTACCTTCTCTATCGCTAATGACGTGGCTAAATACTTTGCAATTGTACCGGCATTATTCATTGCATCAATCCCGGCGTTGCAAAGTATCAACATCATGAATTTGCACAGTCCTGAAAGCGCCATACTTTCTGCGGTGATCTTCAACGCAATCATTATTCCGTTGCTGATTCCGCTGGCACTTAAAGGTGTAGAGTATAAACCAATTGGAGCAAGTGCATTACTTCGCCGCAACCTGCTTATCTATGGCTTCGGCGGTGTAGTAGCACCATTTATAGGTATTAAATTAATTGACCTTGTTGTAGCACTATTTATATAA
- a CDS encoding SMP-30/gluconolactonase/LRE family protein → MKNILTAAVVMALGYTATSGKYHTVKLNSAEPDSANYIYDTTVRAKLISNQFSFTEGPATDKKGNVFFTDQPNNQIWKYSTDGKLTLFMASAGRSNGMYFDKKGNLISCADEHDQLWSISPDKKVTVLVANLDGKLLNGPNDVWVNRKTGGIYFTDPYYQRDYWTRKQPDIDGQKVYYLAPGSKVPVVVSDQLKKPNGITGTADGKYLYVADIGANKTYRFEVQADGTLSQPALYVNQGSDGMTIDNRGNIYLSGKGVTVYSSAGTKLAHIDIPEPWTANLCFAGKNKDILFITASKAIYILKTKMKGIE, encoded by the coding sequence ATGAAAAATATTTTAACCGCTGCTGTGGTAATGGCTTTGGGCTATACTGCTACATCTGGTAAGTATCACACAGTTAAATTAAATTCGGCAGAGCCTGACAGTGCAAATTATATCTATGACACTACTGTACGGGCGAAGTTGATATCAAATCAATTCAGTTTTACCGAAGGCCCGGCGACTGATAAAAAAGGTAACGTTTTCTTCACCGATCAGCCTAATAATCAGATATGGAAATATAGTACCGATGGCAAACTTACCCTTTTTATGGCCAGCGCAGGCCGTAGTAATGGTATGTATTTCGACAAAAAAGGCAATCTGATCTCCTGCGCTGACGAGCACGATCAACTGTGGTCGATTTCGCCGGATAAGAAAGTAACCGTTTTGGTAGCAAACTTAGACGGCAAGTTGCTAAACGGCCCTAACGATGTATGGGTTAACCGTAAAACAGGCGGCATCTATTTTACAGATCCTTATTACCAACGCGATTACTGGACACGTAAACAACCTGACATTGACGGGCAAAAAGTGTATTATTTAGCACCCGGAAGCAAAGTGCCGGTGGTGGTTTCAGATCAATTAAAAAAGCCAAACGGCATCACCGGAACGGCCGATGGTAAATACTTATACGTTGCTGATATCGGTGCTAACAAAACTTACCGTTTTGAAGTACAGGCAGACGGCACACTTAGTCAACCTGCATTGTATGTTAACCAGGGCAGCGACGGCATGACCATCGATAATCGTGGCAATATTTACCTGTCGGGCAAAGGGGTTACGGTTTACTCATCTGCCGGTACTAAGCTTGCACATATCGATATCCCTGAACCCTGGACCGCCAACTTGTGCTTTGCAGGGAAAAACAAGGATATTTTATTCATCACTGCTTCAAAAGCGATCTATATCCTGAAAACCAAAATGAAAGGGATAGAATAA
- a CDS encoding HAMP domain-containing sensor histidine kinase: protein MKIKNKLRLGFAFLFIVVLFFGATSLYYIQDISKSAKVILKNNYETLSYTKGMRTILDEHNLPLDKASLTEFDKQLTRQEHNITEPGESQATAALRAVFIKMQSESSAAALQSDEREIRHYLRTIEGLNMQAIVKKNDKAHASVNRATIFLSFVGGFTFLILFSFSVNFPDIINSPLRALLEGIREISHKNYSQRLRFNKDDEFGEVATAFNDMASRLNDWENSNLAMVLSDKQRIETIIEQMDDAIIGLNEKQEILFINKVAENVLNLNEQKLVGQPAAKFTVSNDLFKSILESKDTANPFKIALNGKEAFFKLESREIVIPNMSGQQSEGVVISRKSAGKVYMLRNITEFKERDEAKTNFIATISHELKTPISAIKMSLKLLNDQRIGEMNSQQKELLAHISDDSDRLLKITSELLDLSQVETGNIQLNFVPSDPAAIVDYALNSVRFPAEQKSISLQVEAQPQLPKVQVDVEKTAWVLVNFLSNALRYSSEKSKVIIGVSAHQNQVIFSVKDFGKGIDEQYQKRLFERYFQVPTDGQSKAGTGLGLAISKDFIEAQNGHIWVESAIGEGSTFYFSLPAYQA, encoded by the coding sequence ATGAAAATCAAAAATAAACTCCGGCTGGGCTTCGCATTCCTGTTTATCGTGGTGCTGTTTTTTGGAGCAACATCACTGTACTACATTCAGGATATATCAAAAAGTGCGAAAGTGATCTTAAAAAATAACTATGAAACCCTTAGCTATACCAAGGGTATGCGTACTATTTTGGATGAGCATAACCTGCCGCTCGATAAGGCATCACTTACTGAATTTGACAAGCAACTTACCAGGCAGGAGCATAATATTACAGAACCCGGCGAAAGCCAGGCTACTGCTGCGCTGAGAGCCGTATTTATAAAAATGCAAAGCGAATCTTCTGCTGCTGCTTTACAGAGTGATGAACGCGAGATACGCCACTACCTGCGTACCATAGAAGGGCTAAACATGCAGGCCATTGTTAAAAAGAACGATAAGGCCCATGCTTCGGTGAACAGGGCAACTATATTTTTAAGTTTTGTTGGCGGTTTTACATTTTTGATCCTGTTTAGCTTTAGTGTAAACTTTCCGGATATTATTAACAGCCCGCTGCGTGCACTGCTTGAAGGTATCCGCGAAATCAGCCACAAAAATTACAGCCAGCGTTTACGCTTTAACAAGGACGACGAGTTTGGCGAAGTAGCCACCGCTTTTAATGATATGGCCTCCAGGTTAAACGACTGGGAAAACAGTAACCTGGCTATGGTACTATCTGATAAGCAACGTATCGAGACGATTATTGAACAGATGGATGATGCCATTATCGGGTTAAACGAAAAGCAGGAGATCCTTTTCATTAATAAAGTAGCCGAAAATGTGCTTAACCTTAACGAGCAAAAGCTGGTTGGCCAGCCTGCTGCCAAGTTTACAGTAAGCAATGATCTTTTTAAATCGATACTGGAAAGCAAAGACACCGCAAATCCGTTTAAGATTGCACTGAATGGCAAGGAAGCTTTTTTTAAATTAGAAAGCCGCGAGATCGTGATTCCTAATATGAGCGGGCAGCAGTCTGAGGGGGTAGTAATTTCCCGAAAATCGGCAGGTAAGGTTTATATGCTGCGCAACATTACCGAGTTTAAGGAGCGTGATGAGGCTAAGACGAATTTTATCGCTACCATTTCTCACGAATTAAAAACGCCTATTTCGGCTATTAAAATGAGCCTGAAACTACTGAACGATCAGCGTATAGGCGAAATGAACAGTCAGCAAAAAGAACTGTTAGCGCACATTAGCGATGATAGCGACCGGTTGTTGAAGATTACCAGTGAGTTGCTTGACCTTTCGCAGGTAGAAACAGGTAACATTCAACTCAACTTTGTACCGTCAGATCCGGCTGCTATTGTTGATTATGCACTTAATTCAGTTCGTTTCCCGGCAGAACAGAAATCAATTAGCTTGCAGGTTGAAGCACAACCGCAATTGCCAAAGGTGCAGGTTGATGTAGAGAAAACCGCGTGGGTGCTGGTTAACTTTTTATCAAACGCGTTACGTTACAGTTCTGAAAAATCAAAAGTAATTATTGGCGTAAGCGCTCACCAGAACCAGGTAATATTTTCTGTGAAAGATTTTGGTAAAGGCATTGACGAGCAATATCAGAAACGTTTATTCGAACGATACTTCCAGGTGCCGACCGATGGGCAAAGTAAGGCGGGAACAGGCTTGGGTTTAGCTATTTCTAAAGACTTTATAGAAGCGCAAAACGGGCATATCTGGGTAGAAAGTGCAATAGGCGAAGGCAGTACATTTTACTTTAGCCTGCCGGCTTATCAGGCCTAG
- a CDS encoding porin, with the protein MKKLLYAAVLCCIAIGVKAQDSTKTGKLTISGYAELYYGFDFNKPENHNRPPFVYSHNRTNEVNLNLGFIKANYDNERVRANLAFMAGTYTNANLAAEPGVLKNIYEANAGVKLAKNANLWLDAGVFASHIGFESAVSKDCWVLTRNIASDNTPYFETGAKLSYTTNDGSFTATGLYLNGWQRIQRQDGNNKAAGGLQLTWKPSDDITLNYSNYLGVEGADTVGVRRIYHNLYGVFQLTKQFGITAGFDYGQQEKAKGSSDYNHIVSPVIIGRYQFAEQWAVAGRYEYYHDKNGIFIVTGTPDGFKTSGYSVNIDYAPISNALVRLEYKNYSSKDNVFLKNGATVSNSPLITASIAVSF; encoded by the coding sequence ATGAAGAAACTACTTTACGCAGCTGTGTTGTGTTGCATCGCTATTGGTGTAAAAGCACAAGACAGCACAAAAACAGGCAAGCTTACCATAAGTGGTTATGCTGAGCTTTACTATGGCTTTGATTTTAATAAGCCGGAAAATCATAACCGTCCGCCTTTTGTGTATTCACATAACCGGACTAATGAGGTGAACCTGAATTTAGGATTTATAAAAGCCAATTATGATAATGAAAGGGTAAGGGCAAACCTGGCCTTTATGGCAGGCACTTACACTAATGCCAACCTGGCGGCAGAGCCGGGCGTTCTTAAAAATATTTATGAAGCCAATGCCGGGGTTAAGCTGGCAAAAAACGCTAACCTATGGCTGGATGCAGGTGTATTCGCATCGCACATCGGGTTTGAAAGCGCTGTATCAAAAGACTGCTGGGTGCTTACACGCAACATCGCATCTGATAATACGCCGTACTTTGAAACCGGGGCAAAGTTATCATACACCACTAACGACGGCAGTTTTACCGCCACGGGGCTGTATCTTAACGGATGGCAGCGCATTCAGCGGCAGGATGGTAATAACAAGGCCGCAGGGGGCTTACAGCTTACCTGGAAACCATCTGATGATATTACTCTAAATTACAGTAATTATTTAGGTGTTGAGGGGGCAGATACTGTTGGCGTACGCCGGATATACCATAACTTATATGGCGTGTTCCAGCTTACAAAACAGTTTGGCATAACTGCCGGGTTTGATTACGGCCAGCAGGAAAAAGCAAAGGGAAGCAGTGATTATAATCACATTGTTTCGCCTGTAATTATAGGCCGTTACCAGTTTGCAGAGCAATGGGCCGTAGCTGGCAGATATGAATATTATCATGATAAGAATGGCATATTCATAGTAACAGGCACACCTGATGGGTTTAAAACCTCGGGGTATTCGGTTAATATAGATTACGCACCAATAAGCAATGCCTTGGTACGTTTAGAGTATAAAAATTATAGCAGTAAAGACAATGTATTTTTAAAGAACGGAGCTACGGTAAGTAACAGTCCGCTTATTACAGCAAGTATAGCAGTATCATTTTAA